The Entomobacter blattae nucleotide sequence CAGCTTTTTTGTTTTAGACATCAAACCCGCTGCCTGCCCTAATATATAGCCCACATCCCAATGTTTAATATAAAACCAACCCAAATTAGGTAAAACAGTCTGCCCATCACACTCTATAAATGCCACCTCTGGAGAACGAAGGCTGACATTTTTTAAAAAATCGCCAAACATGGAGGCCGCAAAAACCATTTGCGCTCCTTCTGCCACCAAATGTCTAAAAATACGCGTGGCATTGGTAGAATAGGGAACCGACTCAACAGTAATCAGCTTCATGGCAGGGTAAGCTTTTTTTGCAGCCATCAACCCCTTGTAATGTATCATACTCCACCCCCCATCTGTAATAGGGCCTGAGTAACACCCTGCCACAATAAGCTCATGTTCAAGAAGGGGAGGTAAAGTTGTACTCTGCTCTATCTTAGAGGCAGCGATCAGTAACGGGCTGCCCAAGACCGCCGTTAAAAGTTCCCTGCGTTTCATAAAGCTCTTCCTTCCCATAAAACTTTGTTTCCGTACCCAGCACAACTTATCAATAAGGCCGCCCCAAACCAAACCCTGGCAAACCAATAGCCTGGGCTAAGACAATAGACAACTGCACCCCACCTGAAAAACTAAATGTCACATCGCGTTTAGGAGAAGGAAGATTATAGACCAGTTGATCTGGATGGAAGACCATGGCGACAAAGGGCTGTAGCCTAACCCCATCCATACATTCAACACTGTAATCAACTTCCATAACCTGTTCTGTGCGTGAAATTTGTCCCCCCTGCTTATTAACAATCAAGGAATCATTTAAATATCCAATGGCCCTGCCATTAAACGTATGGCTGGCAACCTTCATGGCAAAATAATCATCGTCACGCCCTGGAAAAGTACCATACTGAACAGCCCCCAATAAAAAATAGTTCTGCTGTAAAGAATGCCCTGAAGTATCGAAAACCATACCTCCAAAAAGGGTTGTTCCCTGGGGACCATTTTTTTTAGGCGCCCATATTTTTTGTTCAAACTGCAAATATAGACCATTTTGCAGGGAATAGCGGCGTGGCGTGCCATGGGTAAAGGCCAGTTTCTGACCATTGGCCGTATATTGGAAATCATCCACATCAGATGTATCGTTATAAAACCCTATATCATAACGCCCATTATAGCCTTCTTCCCAGCCTGGGTACTCATATCCTACCTCTGCTGCGGTATAAGCCCCCGTTGCTGTATCTATACCCCAGCCATTATGCCATGGAAAACCACCTTTTGTATATTGGGCCACATTTGATTCTTCTGCACCGATGCGCACATAGGTATTTTCAGTTGGAATAAAAGTAACTTCTCCCCCCCAAACCGAAATAGGCCAAAACGGCGAATTACTGTTAGAAGACCAGGTAATGGGATTCAGATTGGAACACATTCCAATCATAAACATACAATAAAGCTGCGACGTTGCAAAAAATGAGGCCAACTGGGTACGCCCCACCGTAAAACGCAGACGATCATCAAGCAAGTGTTGTTCAATAACAAGCTGATTCAAACGTGTTGTATTATTGGGCCCAGAACCATGAAAAAAAGTAACCGTTGAGCCCGTAAGATTATTAACCCCTGAAGGCTGCCCCCCAAAGCGGGAATCAAGGGCAATACGTATAATGCCCCCATCCCAACCAGCCAGCTTTTCCATATCAAAATCAGCACCGTAAAAGGCTTCGTTATAACCAATATCCTGACGGGTAATGCCCCCTACGGCATTGCCATAATATGTACTTGCAAAAAATGCCTTAGGATAAATACCGGTATCAATAAGATTTTGACCCTGTGTATGAAGATAGTCATAGACTGAACCGAGAAGTGTTTTTTCCTCACTTTTAGGGTGTATTTCCATCTTACCACTTATACCGGTTATAGTCTCAGCATTTGTGGGGGTTTTTATTCCCTGCTCCTTTGACTGTGCGTATCCTACTACAGGATAAATAAAACCAAAATATAGGCACGATAAAGCCCCTAAAGCATGTCTATATTTTATGAATTTTTCATGCTTGGGCATTTTTTATCCACTTCTGATCTAGTATCGAAACAAACCACTGAAAAAATTTACATTTTAGTAATTTTTATAATATTTTATCTCCATTACTATTATTATTCTTTCCTTTCTTCAGATAAACAGAGCCTTAATGACCAAGTCAATTGCTTAGATGTGCTTCCCCTGTTCGCAAAAAGAGTACATGATGGTGCTATGATCGTTTTCTCGAGATTTTTACTGTATTTTATTGAGGTGGCCCGAGTAGGTTCTATCCGCAAGGCTTCTGAAACCCTTAATGTTGCGGCATCAGCCATCAACAGGCATATTCTTAATGTTGAAGATATATTAGGCTTACCTTTATTTGAACGCTTGCCTACTGGATTACGCCTGACATCAGCAGGAGAAATGCTGCTGGAGCGTGCAAGAAGCTGGAACAAGGAATATGACCTTCTTCAGTCACAAATTCAGGATCTAAAAGGTCTGCAACGTGGACATGCTGCCTTTGGTGTTATTGATGCCCTAAGCTACCAATTTAGCACCTCCATCATACATAAAATGCATGAAGAGTATCCTGGCATTGCCATTAGTGTAAATGTTCTTGGAAATGCTGATATTGCCCGCAAAATCATTGATGGTGAACTGGATATGGGCATCATGCTCAACCCTCACTCTTCACGTGATATTATCGTTCATTCTTTTTTTGAAACACCACACGGTATTGTAACCAGACCCGATCACCCATTGGCTGAACGTAAGAAAATACGCTTTTCCGATGCAGCTGATTACCCCATGATCTTGCCAAAAGCCCCTTTATTTGCTGCAGAATATATTTCTATTCTTGAAAATGCCTCGGGTACACAAGCCAATAGTGTTGCAACATCTAATCATATACGCATTATTAAGTCACTCATTAACAGCGGCATTGGGATCAGTCTCCTCAGTACTATGGATGTGATGGAAGAAATAGAAAACAAAACCTTGTGCTTTATTCCTCTTGCTGAAAAATTCTTAAAACCCATGACCGTAGGATTATGTGTTTTACGCTCACGCCAACTTTCAAAAGCAGCCTTGCTCCTTCTTGCACGTTTTGAAAACCGTTTTGCCCAAATCCTATCCCCTTAAGAAGAAGGCTTCTCTTTACAACGAAACAAGCTCACAACTAAACAAGCCTGTCATTCGTACCGTAAAGAACTTTCAGCAAAATACAGACCCATAGCCTTTAAACCAACAACAGAAGCAGGCAAGATAAATGATACAAATAATGAAGCCATGAAAAGACAACGACAAACATCGTTACAAGTAAAGAGAGTATTCACTCTATAGATTTATAAGATTTATAGATGAAAATACTCAATTTCTGAAAACTAAGGAGTTTAACGGGTTAAGATTTGCCAGTTTCGTGTTCCACCTCATAAAGTCCAGAGGCGACTTATGTAAAAAAGAAAGTGCAAGCCCGTTTTGTAGAAATGCTTAGGTTACAAAACCATAATTCCAAGCACTATCACATACAATATTCCAATAAATAGCCCATCTTTTCAGATGGGCTATTAGTATCTTTATGCAAATTATATTAACTGATATAATTCGATGCATTTTGTACAAAAGATCCAACTTTTGTTAACTTATCTGATGATTGTCCCAAAAAGACTTCATATTCACCGGGCTCTACAACATATTGTTTTTTACCTTCATCCCAAACGCTTAAAGCCCTATTATCTAGCATAACAGTATCTAATCTAACTTCACCACTACCAAGGGAAACCTTATCCCAACCAGCAAGGCGTATTGGATAAGAATCATCATTGATCTTCTTGACATAAATCTGAGGAACAGCAGCACCTTCACGCTGGCCTGTGTTAGAAACACTGAAAGTAACACTGAAGTTATTTCCATCACTTGCTACAGCCGCGTGGTTTAGTTCAAATGTTGTATAGCTTAACCCATAACCAAAAGAAAAAAGTGGTTCCTGTTGAGTTTGTGCATAATATTTATATCCTACATTAGCACCTTCAATATTATAGTTGGTATCAGTAATGAATTTTTTTGCTACACCCTCAACCAACCCTGATACACCTTTTAATACTCCGGCAATCAAATCATTGATAATTGGCAACTTAACCGGAAATTTATTTTCCACAAAATTTGCTACATCTTCTACACCCGTAGCTACATAATGCAAGCCAGTGTAAACTGTTGCTTTTGCAGCATCAATTGCTACTTTTGCGTCTCCCCGGTTACCACCTAAAAGTGCTGTTAAAATTGGGTATTCATTATTTCCAGGAATTTTTTCTCTTGGCAACTCTTGCTCAGAATTTGGAAATGATACAGGTAAATGCCCAGATGGATTGACTTTACCTGTAAGAACATTCGCAATAGCCTCCCCACCATTTCTTCCTGGGTACCAAGTTTCTACTATTCCCTTCACTTCTCCTGCCCAAGGCATAGCAACAGGGCCAGAATTTTCTAAAACAACAATAACTTTTTTATTTAATTTTAATGCATCTGTAACCAGTTTATTTTGATCAGCATCAAGATCCAAAGATTTCTGGTCTATCCCCTCAGCTGACCATTGAGTAACAACAACAACTACAGCATCAGCCTGTGCCACTTTATCCTGAATAGCTGAAA carries:
- a CDS encoding LysR family transcriptional regulator, encoding MIVFSRFLLYFIEVARVGSIRKASETLNVAASAINRHILNVEDILGLPLFERLPTGLRLTSAGEMLLERARSWNKEYDLLQSQIQDLKGLQRGHAAFGVIDALSYQFSTSIIHKMHEEYPGIAISVNVLGNADIARKIIDGELDMGIMLNPHSSRDIIVHSFFETPHGIVTRPDHPLAERKKIRFSDAADYPMILPKAPLFAAEYISILENASGTQANSVATSNHIRIIKSLINSGIGISLLSTMDVMEEIENKTLCFIPLAEKFLKPMTVGLCVLRSRQLSKAALLLLARFENRFAQILSP
- a CDS encoding carbohydrate porin; amino-acid sequence: MPKHEKFIKYRHALGALSCLYFGFIYPVVGYAQSKEQGIKTPTNAETITGISGKMEIHPKSEEKTLLGSVYDYLHTQGQNLIDTGIYPKAFFASTYYGNAVGGITRQDIGYNEAFYGADFDMEKLAGWDGGIIRIALDSRFGGQPSGVNNLTGSTVTFFHGSGPNNTTRLNQLVIEQHLLDDRLRFTVGRTQLASFFATSQLYCMFMIGMCSNLNPITWSSNSNSPFWPISVWGGEVTFIPTENTYVRIGAEESNVAQYTKGGFPWHNGWGIDTATGAYTAAEVGYEYPGWEEGYNGRYDIGFYNDTSDVDDFQYTANGQKLAFTHGTPRRYSLQNGLYLQFEQKIWAPKKNGPQGTTLFGGMVFDTSGHSLQQNYFLLGAVQYGTFPGRDDDYFAMKVASHTFNGRAIGYLNDSLIVNKQGGQISRTEQVMEVDYSVECMDGVRLQPFVAMVFHPDQLVYNLPSPKRDVTFSFSGGVQLSIVLAQAIGLPGFGLGRPY